The nucleotide sequence GTCGATCTTGCCCGCGCGGAGGCGCGCATCATGGGCCTCCCCGGCGCCCACAGCTCGCTGCACGTGGCCCTCCAGGAGGTCACGGACCGGTACGACGTAGTCCTGATCGACAGCCCCCCCAGCTTGGGGCAGCTCGCCATCCTGGGCGCGGCCGCCGCCGACAGCCTGATCGTGCCTATCCCCACCCGCGCCAAGGGCTTGGACGCCATGCCTGGTCTACAGGAAGCCACTACGCTCTACCGACGGGTGCGGCCCCACCTACGGGTCGCCCTCTACGTGCCCACCATGTACGACGCTCGGCGCTCGCACGACCGTGAAGTCCTGGAAGATTTACGCTCCCACCTGTCGCCCCTGGGGGAGCCGGTGCCCGAGCGTGCTGCCGTGTGGCTCGACTCCAGCCTGGCCGGCGAACCGGTCGGTGTCTATGCTCCGGGCAGCCCCGTGCACCAGGACGTCCTGCGCATGACGGCCGAGGTCGCCCGGGCGCTGGGGGTGCGGGCATGACCCGCAAGCGTCCCCCCCGCCGTGAGGGCCTGGCCGAGTTGCTGGGTGGCGCGAGTGCGCTGGCCCACAGCCCCGAACTGACTCTACAGGTGGCCGATCTGCGCCCTGGGGCCGCACAGCCCCGGCAGTACTTCGATGAGGTGGCGCTGGAGAGCCTCGCCCAGAGCATTCGCACCGAGGGCGTGCTCCAGCCGCTGCTGGTGCGCCCGGTGCCAGACGGGTACGAGATCGTGGCCGGCGAGCGCCGCTGGCGGGCGGCCCAGCTCGCCGGCCTGGAGGAGGTACCAGTGATCATCCGGGACCTGGACGAGCGGCAGGCGAGAGTGGCTGCGCTGATGGAAAACCTGCAGCGCGAGAATCTCAGCCTGATCGACGAGGTGACCGCGAAGCTGGATCTGGTCGCCTCGGTGCTGGGCCTCTCCCGCGACGAGGCGCGCGGCCGCCTGATGCAGTTGCTCCGGGAAGAACCAAGCGAGGACCACCAGCAACTCGAGCAGGTGTTCTCCAGCCTGGGCGAGCAGTGGGGTAGCTATGCGAAAAACAAGCTCCACATTCTGAACTGGCCTGCTCCACTGCTCGACGCGCTGCGCTCCGGCCTGCCCCGCACGCTCGCCAGCGTGATCGTAGGGGCACCCGAGGAGCATCACGCCGAGCTGATCGCTCTGGCTCAGGGCGGCGCGTCGCGGGCGGAACTGATGACTGCAGTCGACCAGCTACGTGAGAAGCAGCGTGCTCCGGTTGAGCCCTCGACTTCGCTGGCCGTGCGGCGCCTGACTAGCCGCCGGTTCATGGGCGCTTTACCCGACGACGAAAAGAAGGCCGTGGAGCGTTGGCTTGCGCGGATGCCCGAGGTGCTCCGGCGTCAGGAGTAGGCCGTTCTTTCCGGAGCGAACTGCCGCCCTCCAGGGCGGTTCTTTCTGGAGCGAACACATGGAGCGCACGTCTCGCACACACCTATTTGCCGGCAAACAGAACGAACATAGACCCATGTACGAAGAAGCGACCGTCCGCAACACCACCCCCACCATCACCATCGACTTAGCCGCCGCGACCGTGAGGGACGACTGGATGCCCCACCACACCGTCGAAATTGCCGACGAGGACGGCGCAACCA is from Deinococcus sp. Leaf326 and encodes:
- a CDS encoding ParB/RepB/Spo0J family partition protein encodes the protein MTRKRPPRREGLAELLGGASALAHSPELTLQVADLRPGAAQPRQYFDEVALESLAQSIRTEGVLQPLLVRPVPDGYEIVAGERRWRAAQLAGLEEVPVIIRDLDERQARVAALMENLQRENLSLIDEVTAKLDLVASVLGLSRDEARGRLMQLLREEPSEDHQQLEQVFSSLGEQWGSYAKNKLHILNWPAPLLDALRSGLPRTLASVIVGAPEEHHAELIALAQGGASRAELMTAVDQLREKQRAPVEPSTSLAVRRLTSRRFMGALPDDEKKAVERWLARMPEVLRRQE
- a CDS encoding ParA family protein, giving the protein MITATVFNHAGGAGKTSLTRDVGYQLSQAGHHVLLIDLDPQANLTSWLGVRKVDLAQTVFDVAVEGSSLPTPVEVHGMHLIPSKVDLARAEARIMGLPGAHSSLHVALQEVTDRYDVVLIDSPPSLGQLAILGAAAADSLIVPIPTRAKGLDAMPGLQEATTLYRRVRPHLRVALYVPTMYDARRSHDREVLEDLRSHLSPLGEPVPERAAVWLDSSLAGEPVGVYAPGSPVHQDVLRMTAEVARALGVRA